CCAGCACATGCCGAGCTTGAGGACAGCGGCATCGGGAAAGGCCTCCTTGACATAGAGGTAGGAAACACCGGAGGTGATGAAGCCTCTTCTGGTGTCACCTTCTTCAATAACGTTATAGGGTGCTTCCTCAGCTATTTCCCGGCATTTAATCATCCGTTCTTCGACAGCCACCCGCCTTTTTTTGGCATTGCCCGGAAGCATGACAAATTTGGCGGGCACCTTTTCAATGCCCACTCCAACCGGAGGGTTTATCCTCTCGCCCTTTTCCACGATTCCCTTCACATGGGCAATCCGGGTGGTTATCCGCATAAAAACCGGGGTATCCAACTCCTCACTGAGCTGGTAGGCATACCCCATAAACGCTTTGGCCTCGGCGGGATCGGAGGGTTCCAGCATCGGCAGCTTTGCGGCAAAGGCATAATTCCTGTTGTCCTGCTCGTTCTGAGAGGAATGCATTTCAGGGTCATCGGCCGTTATGATCACCAGCCCTCCCCGTCCACCGGTATACGAAGCGGTAAACAGCGGGTCTGCGGCGACATTGACGCCGACATGCTTCATGGTGGCCAGCGCACGGGCACCGGCAAAGGAGGCGCCGATTGCTACCTCGAGACCAACTTTTTCATTGGGAGCCCATTCGGTATATACACCTTCATAGCGGCAAAGGTTCTCCATTATCTCCGTTGACGGAGTCCCTGGATAACCCGATGCAACGGTAACTCCCGCCTCAAAGGCCCCAAGAGCAATTGCTTCGTTGCCGGACATCCAGAACATATTATCTTTCATAGTCGTTACTTCAACTCCTCATATCTATTGTTAAAGCGAGGGAATAACAGACATACCGGAAACATGACATTCCAGACTGCATGATATGTACATCTCAAACTGCGATTGTTATTTACGGGAAAGAGATGCAACTACTCGCAAAATAAAACAAAATACTTACTCTGATTTCCCCACTTGTAGCAAGCATTTTTTCAAACCAATCCCCCTGTTTACCCAGTGATAAAGCGACAAAAGCAGAACCGGCGCCCCAGAGGTTTTTTCACTTATTTTTGATATTGGTGATCATTTTGGTACGTTACAGAAATCCCTCTGCCCCTGATCAGTACACTTCTTCCATTGCTTCTGCTACAGAAAAAAAAGAACATCCTCTCATTCCGATATCTCGGCTGATTTACGTGTGTTTATTCATACAAAACCTTGTTTGATGCGCCGAGATGGGCTCTGCGATAAGCACCCGTACGGGCATAAACTCCGACTTCGAGAAGTTCTTTATACTGGGCGCAGTTGAATCGCGATTTGGCGGACCATCAACAATAAAAAAGATATAATATGATATTATCCTTACAGAATTCGAAATTTATACTTATACTATAAATTACAATTTCAGTAGAAACCATTCTATTGGAGTTTTTGGTATTATCGTGGATGGCGTCGTAGAAGGTCCGATCTCCGTCTGGGAGTTCGATTGCGATTTTTTGTCACTTATCAGCTTTTTTTTAAAACTACCGGAGGCACACCACATGTACGTTGGCAGAATAATGCATACCGATTTGATTACCGTATCTCCCAGTACCAGTCTGGAAGATGCAAGTATCCTGATCAAAAAGAAAAAAATTGATCACTTACCAGTCATTAACGACAGCGGCAAACTCGTGGGCATACTCTCCGACAGAGATCTTAAGCAGTACTGGGCATCCCCTGCTACCTCACTCAGCAATCACGAACTCAATTACCTGCTGCAGCAGGTATTGGTCGAAATGGTCATGATCAAAACTGTTATCACCATTTCTCCGGGCACCACCATCGAGCGCGCCGCCCTGATCATGCAGGAGAATGACATCAATGCCCTGCCGGTTATGGAGGATGATCATCTTGTCGGCATTATAACCAGTACGGATGTCATGGGAGTTTTGCTCAGTGCCATCGGCATCAGCGACGACAGTGTCCGCCTCGGGGTTATGGTTAAAGACAGTATCGGCTCACTGGCCGAGGTTTCGGAAATACTCAGAAAAGAAGAGATCAACATCCAGAGCCTGTTCTCCTGGCCTGAAAAAGAGCACAATGGTGTATATCAACTGGTAATGCGGATACCTGAAAATGACGGTCAAAAGGCCATTGATGCCCTAAACAGAAACGGTTACAAGGTTATTTTGAAATACGAAGAGGAAATAACCCCGTTTTTACCATGAACCACGTCTGGTTGTGCACTCTCCGGTTAATCATGAGCGTGAATTGAGATGTGCATTATAATTCTCATCTTTAACAGGTTCAATGCTCGCACCAACTTCAACAAAATGAGGGATAAAATGCAGAGAAAATATGACATCTTCTCTAAATCAATACTTTTTCTTCTGTTCCCGGTTATATTCTCCGCCTGCGCAGGACACCAATCAAACATCGGAAAAAGGGTAGTTGATGAACATGTCCTGCCAGCTGTTGAAACGGTTTCGTCACCCGGGAAATGGCAAACAAACGATTTGAGAATTTTATACAACGTCAAACAGGAAGGCGATTCATATATTGTGACAGGTGAATTACAGATAGATAACTACATCATCCAATCCTTTCCTTTAGTTGAAAACTTCCGTTTCTTCATCAACTATCTGGACGAAAACGACACGGTGATCAGCTCTAACGACATCAGCCCGGCAATAGGCTACAGGAAATATATACCGGAATTTCTCAGTCTGCGTAATGTGCCCACGGCACCTCCAAACAGTGCATCCTTCGCTTTCAGTTACTGGGGGACATTCGCAGGTTATAATAATCAAGAAGAAAGTACCGGTGATTGGACAATCCATTTTTCCCCTTTTGGTGAGAATAGATAACAACTGCCAAG
This window of the Desulfopila inferna genome carries:
- a CDS encoding CBS and ACT domain-containing protein; amino-acid sequence: MYVGRIMHTDLITVSPSTSLEDASILIKKKKIDHLPVINDSGKLVGILSDRDLKQYWASPATSLSNHELNYLLQQVLVEMVMIKTVITISPGTTIERAALIMQENDINALPVMEDDHLVGIITSTDVMGVLLSAIGISDDSVRLGVMVKDSIGSLAEVSEILRKEEINIQSLFSWPEKEHNGVYQLVMRIPENDGQKAIDALNRNGYKVILKYEEEITPFLP